The following nucleotide sequence is from Paeniglutamicibacter kerguelensis.
GATGTACAGGGTGATGGCGATGTTTACGGGGTTCGCGGAAACAATCGCTAGGAAGAATGGAACCACCATGATCACCGCGAGCAGCAGGCCTAGGATCATCACCTTGGTCGCGCCGATCTTCTCGGCAATCAGCGCTGCAATGGGCTGCCAAATGAATTGCAGCACCGCCATGCCCAGCAGCACGTTCAGCATTGTCTGGCGTTCGATGCCCAGGGAGCCAGTGGTCCAGGAGAGCATGAATGTGTTGGTGAAGTATGCCAGCGAGATGCCCATGATGGAGGCGACGATGCCCAGGAAAACGATGTTCGGGGCAACCCGGAAGACCTCGGCGATCGGTGCCTTGACCACGGTGTTCGCTGCCTTGGCGGCCTCGAAGTCCGCTGATTCCTCGACCTTGATGCGGATGATTAGACCCACGATCACCAAGACCGCGGAGAGGAGGAACGGGATCCGCCAGCCCCAGGACAAGAAGTCCTCGTCAGGCAGCAGGCCGACCAGCATGAACATGGACGTAGCCAGGATGGACCCCGCCGGGGATCCCTGCTGCACCCAGGCACCGGCTAGCCCCTTTTTCTTCTCGCTGGCGTTTTCGGTGGCCATCAAAACTGCGCCGCCCCATTCACCACCCACAGCAATGCCCTGCAGCGCGCGAAGAACAATGAGCAGGGCGGGGGCCAGTGCGCCGATCTGGGCGTAACCGGGCAGCAGGCCGATCATCGTGGTGGCGGCACCCATCATCAACAGCGTGATGACCAGTACGTTCTTGCGACCGAGCTTGTCACCGAAGTGCCCGAAGATCATTCCGCCGATGGGACGGGCCAAGAAGCCCACCCAGAATGTGGCGAACGAGGCCATCAGAGCGGCACCCGGCGCAGCGCCCGGGTAAAAGACGTGTCCGAAAACGAGGGCTGCTGCGGTCCCGAAAATGTAGAAGTCGTACCACTCGATGGCGGTTCCGACGAAGGCACCGGCCATGGATCGGCGCTGACGCCCGGCGGCGTCGGTGATGGTTTGGGACATAGGAGGGACTTCCTTTGGATGCGAGTCATCGATGACTAAACGTGATCGACGCGACATGTTGCTTACCACCTACTATCGTGACCGCAGACATAATCGTCCAATGCCAAAATTGCAGCACCATATAACCTGTTGTAATGATGAATCAGTTGGATCTGATGTACTTTCTTGCAGTGGCCCGCTCGAATTCAGTGAGCGGAGCGGCAGCCGAACTGTTCGTTTCCCAGCCGGCAGTCTCACGCAGAATCGCCTCCCTCGAACGAAGCCTCGGCCTTCGACTGTTCCGGCGCACGCCCTCCGGCATGGTGCCCACGGCCGCCGGCGAGCGCCTCCAAGCTCTAGCGCAAGACCTACACAACCGCCTCGAGCGGGCCAGTGACGTCATGGGCGCCCTTGGCGAAGGACAGCACCTCTTCACCGTGGCCTGTCCCGAAACCACTGGCAACTACTTTGTTGCACCCTTTATCGCCACCGGCGCACCAATCTCCGATATCCTGCCCTCAAGGCCCGCTGATGTATATGGGCTTCTTGACACCGGAGCGGACATGGCCGTGAACACCATGACACCCCCTGCACAGCTGCGTTCCCAGCACCTTCTATCCACTCCGATCCTCGTTCACTTCCCCGGCAACGCACCATTCCCGGTCACCAAGGGACAAGCCGAGCTCAAGGATGTTGCCCGTTTCGCCATGCAGATGCCCGGCTACGGAAGCGCAGTGGAGCGCAACGTCCGCGCTGCCGCAGGACGATCCTCAATCGACCTGTCGCTTGCCACGCCGGCAAGCAACGGCATCCTCGCCCAAGCCCAGGCAGCCGCGGGCCGCGGGGCTTCGATTGCCATCGAACCCGCAGCATTTGGGCTAAACGAGGCCCTGTTGATTCACGAGGGAGATCCACTGGCCGTTGACATTCATGCCGCCTGGGAATCGGATCACTATGCAGCGCCCGAGCTAGAGGCGCTGGCCAAGGAATTGGCAACATGGATGAAATACACTGCGCCACAGGCGCATTCGAACACTCATCACCACAAGCTCTCCATAGGAACATAGGCGTTCAGGGGCGACCGCGAAGATGCACGCCTGACCACAATCAAGAACTCCATGCCGGGAGGGAGCTGGACGGAAACGTCCAGTGCACTCCCGGCATTTTTCTGCCCGCTGCGTTCGGTTCACATGCCCAACAGCCGAGCCGCTGGATCGTTTTGATGCGGGAACACCGAGCGTTCAAATAACGCAATTTATCGACAACGTAAATATCTTAGGCTAGCCTTACTTTATCGCTTTGCTGGCGTTAGGCCGGCGGACGGAGCCTTCGCAGTGGCATCCAGCCGCCGGCCTCCTCTCTAGATAAGGAAGTTCACGGTGGAAGCCATATTGTTCCCGGCGCACATCAACCAGGAACACGAGTATGGCGTGGCCAGTCACTATCTGGTCGGCACCGAATTTTTCCCGAGCGCGCACAACCAGCGCGATCCGTACGCGCTTCCCAGCTACGAAATCATTGGGCATTGGGTCTACCCAACGGCCTACAACCCCTATGCCAGTTACGAATTCCCGGTATTCATGTTCTCCGAGGAACATTTGGTTTCCACGGGATACGGTGACACTCCCGTGGGCCTGCCACTCTACGAGGTTCACTGCACCTGCCCCGGGCACAGTTCACCGGTCTACATGTAGCTGACCCGATAACCGGAAGGTCGAACAGGGTCGCAACTTCCCACTCGCAGGCACAGCATTCATCGACGCCCCGCCCGCGGCCGATGATCGGTTCCATGCCGCCAACCGCGATTCACTGACGAGCCCGCTTCGCATATCAGGCGCGCAACAGCCGCATGGACAGGCGTCCGCCGGGCAGTCTCCCACCGTCCATGGCGAAGAACAAGGCCGCACTTGCCGAGCATTGCGCACGCGGGTGGATTCACTCCGTCAGCCGCCACCACCTGCCACAAGTAATTCCCCGCCAACGGGCCATTTTCAGGCGTCTGGACCGCGTGCCGATACTAATTCGAAAGCATTGACCAATGCCTTCATCACTATCCGACATGCGCAAATCAAGAAGTCACCAAATACCGCATATATCCCTTTCCCAAGTAGGCTGAACAGTTAATCCCTTCGACGGAAAGAAAGCCCCATGCTCGCATTCGCAGTGATCGGAGGCATTGGCCTCCTGCTCCTGATCATGTCCATGACCCTGGGAGAGATTTTCGATCTTTTCGACGGAATCATCTCCGCCACTGCCGTCGGTGCGGCTGCCACGCTCTTCGGCGCCGCGGGTGCGATTGTGTTGCTCAACGACGGTCCACTGTTGCTGGCCTACATCGCGGGCGCCCTTCTGGGAGCCATCGGCATCGTCGGCGTAGCGCTGCTTGCCCGGAAGATGGCCAGCATTTCCGACGCACAGCCCCACGAAGTCATCGGACTTCTGGGCGTCGCCACCACAGATATCAACAACATCATTGGGA
It contains:
- a CDS encoding MFS transporter, which encodes MSQTITDAAGRQRRSMAGAFVGTAIEWYDFYIFGTAAALVFGHVFYPGAAPGAALMASFATFWVGFLARPIGGMIFGHFGDKLGRKNVLVITLLMMGAATTMIGLLPGYAQIGALAPALLIVLRALQGIAVGGEWGGAVLMATENASEKKKGLAGAWVQQGSPAGSILATSMFMLVGLLPDEDFLSWGWRIPFLLSAVLVIVGLIIRIKVEESADFEAAKAANTVVKAPIAEVFRVAPNIVFLGIVASIMGISLAYFTNTFMLSWTTGSLGIERQTMLNVLLGMAVLQFIWQPIAALIAEKIGATKVMILGLLLAVIMVVPFFLAIVSANPVNIAITLYITTIGGTAYYALLANALAAAFPANIRYTGVSLAYQLCSSLIGGATPLVAQWILNSSNGSPWGVAAFYGAMLIATIVGVAGLSRAAARSSLKAVAQPVAADH
- a CDS encoding LysR family transcriptional regulator, which codes for MMNQLDLMYFLAVARSNSVSGAAAELFVSQPAVSRRIASLERSLGLRLFRRTPSGMVPTAAGERLQALAQDLHNRLERASDVMGALGEGQHLFTVACPETTGNYFVAPFIATGAPISDILPSRPADVYGLLDTGADMAVNTMTPPAQLRSQHLLSTPILVHFPGNAPFPVTKGQAELKDVARFAMQMPGYGSAVERNVRAAAGRSSIDLSLATPASNGILAQAQAAAGRGASIAIEPAAFGLNEALLIHEGDPLAVDIHAAWESDHYAAPELEALAKELATWMKYTAPQAHSNTHHHKLSIGT
- a CDS encoding NfeD family protein, with the translated sequence MLAFAVIGGIGLLLLIMSMTLGEIFDLFDGIISATAVGAAATLFGAAGAIVLLNDGPLLLAYIAGALLGAIGIVGVALLARKMASISDAQPHEVIGLLGVATTDINNIIGKVQLNHPDEINQRLAFSSSPIEQGTPIAVVAVVGDRIRVASTSELNGV